The Cydia amplana chromosome 9, ilCydAmpl1.1, whole genome shotgun sequence genome includes a region encoding these proteins:
- the LOC134651246 gene encoding cytochrome P450 9e2-like — MLIYIWIAAAIAAIYLYCRQIYSRFSKYGVKNMKPVLLFGNSSPMILRTKCFCEILVDLYNKFPEERFVGFFEFLRPMTIIRDIELIKKVMAKDFESFLDHRSFVSEEADPMFGRNLISLRGQEWKDMRSTLSPAFTSSKMKNMLPFIVEVGNQMVVSLDRQLKESEKGYIDIETKDLSTYYANDVIASCAFGLKVDSLLKPYNEFYKMGYKTSTFGFVAILKVFGYSNFPWLMKAMKMNIFPADATNFFQHLVLSTMKDRQVHNILRPDMIHLLMEAKKGQLVNEDNSVNDPDAGFATVEESNVGTKNINKEWTDIDLVAQAVLFFIAGFETVSTAMAFLLYELALNPEVQAKLAQEVREHDKRSGGKFDYNSIQNMVYMDMVVSESLRLWPPAFLADRICTKDYNLGRSNDKASQDIILKKGEGVNIPVAAIHRDPKYFPNPNKFDPERFSDGNKHTIQPFTYMPFGLGPRNCIGSRFALCEVKVMVYRLVQHYELMPCERTSIPCELAKDSFNLRIKGGHWLRFKPRT; from the exons ATGTTAATCTACATATGGATAGCAGCTGCGATAGCGGCGATATACCTGTACTGTCGCCAAATTTACTCAAGATTCAGCAAATATGGAGTCAAGAATATGAAACCTGTACTCCTGTTTGGGAACAGTAGTCCTATGATACTCAGAACTAAATGTTTCTGTGAAATCCTTGTTGACCTGTATAACAAGTTTCCTGAAGAAAG GTTTGTGGGCTTTTTTGAATTCCTGAGGCCGATGACAATTATACGAGACATCGAACTTATCAAGAAGGTTATGGCTAAGGATTTTGAATCCTTCCTCGATCACCGCTCATTTGTCAGTGAAGAAGCCGATCCTATGTTTGGAAGGAACTTGATATCTCTAAGAG GTCAAGAATGGAAGGACATGCGTTCAACATTAAGCCCAGCGTTCACGAGCTCAAAGATGAAGAACATGCTGCCATTCATAGTCGAGGTGGGCAACCAGATGGTTGTCTCTTTGGATCGGCAGTTAAAGGAATCGGAAa aAGGCTACATAGACATTGAAACCAAAGACCTATCAACCTACTACGCAAACGATGTCATAGCATCCTGTGCATTCGGCCTAAAAGTGGACTCCCTCTTAAAACCCTACAATGAGTTCTACAAGATGGGATATAAGACTTCTACCTTTGGCTTCGTGGCGATTCTGAAGGTCTTTGGATACTCAAACTTTCCATGGCTCATGAAG GCAATGAAGATGAATATCTTCCCGGCTGATGCGACAAACTTCTTCCAACACTTAGTGCTCAGCACGATGAAGGACCGTCAAGTGCACAATATTCTTCGACCCGACATGATACATCTGCTTATGGAAGCCAAGAAAG gTCAGCTTGTTAATGAAGACAATTCTGTTAATGACCCTGACGCCGGATTTGCTACAGTAGAAGAATCTAATGTTGGAACGAAGAATATTAATAAAG AATGGACAGACATAGACCTAGTCGCACAAGCAGTCCTCTTCTTCATCGCCGGTTTTGAAACGGTCTCCACAGCCATGGCTTTCCTCCTTTACGAGCTGGCTCTCAACCCTGAAGTCCAGGCGAAGTTGGCTCAGGAAGTGAGGGAACACGATAAGAGGAGTGGCGGCAAGTTTGACTATAACTCCATCCAGAACATGGTTTATATGGATATGGTCGTCTCAG AATCATTACGACTTTGGCCTCCTGCTTTTTTAGCAGATCGAATTTGCACAAAGGATTACAATTTGGGTAGATCCAACGACAAAGCTTCTCAAGATATTatt TTGAAAAAAGGTGAAGGCGTCAACATACCAGTAGCGGCGATTCATCGGGACCCTAAATATTTTCCAAACCCTAATAAGTTCGATCCTGAGCGCTTCTCTGATGGGAACAAGCATACGATACAGCCCTTTACTTACATGCCTTTTGGTCTGGGCCCAAGAAACTGCATTG GGTCCCGTTTCGCGTTGTGCGAAGTGAAGGTGATGGTATACCGGCTCGTTCAGCACTACGAGCTGATGCCGTGCGAGAGAACCAGCATCCCGTGCGAACTGGCAAAGGACAGCTTCAACCTGAGGATCAAAGGCGGACATTGGCTGAGGTTCAAGCCGCGGACTTAG